The Engystomops pustulosus chromosome 4, aEngPut4.maternal, whole genome shotgun sequence genome contains a region encoding:
- the LOC140127942 gene encoding patatin-like phospholipase domain-containing protein 6 isoform X1, with product MVGHMMQEGWNILEIDLDYTVTNYTVGAGLLVGGVCLLWLIQWVSQGHQSEAPVPETPRPSAQKIPHKIKKRKKVLGIKKRIRRGGWEQPPTAQQDSVPNPRLGHPSESETPALPPEVLYMLKSVRVLGHFERPLFLSLCQHVVFEYYEPGHLVFCPGQPDSSIYIVLEGRLELSLTDPDGTRHYMKSVASGDNVHSLLSILDVLTGHQRPYRTVTAKAIEKSTVLRLPVEAICSVFKVYPQSLIRTVQIIALRLQRVTFLALHHYLGLTIELFQHDLQAEADTTQASRPRLVRSMTHVDVEERDGAPSASPTRRRPPSLGMCKSSSSGRPGFWRSLDCELEQSRIVQTSTVTHDKDSDWESEEKTKRLLENGKRQMARLMEIEDPSILENKVSLHHAKADTIIAQKGEQGVGLHFILSGRIHVYQGVTGREDSCIFESAPGEMIGQLTVLTGEPLIFTIRAVQDTSFLCMSCTHFYQILRSHPHVLLSVAHSVARRVSPFVRQVDFAIDWMGVEAGKELYRKGDPSDCTYIALNGRLRSMIQHTDGKKCVVGEHGRGELIGMIEALTHRPRATSVHAIRDSELAKVPDGALSYIKRRYPQVVTRLIHILSQKILGNLQQPQGDVTDPGNVANNLCTVCVLPCSNNVPLTAFTLELQHAMNAIGPTLVLTSDIIRVRLGAYALESTHECQLSTWLAQQEDLHRIVLYQTEFSLTPWTIRCIRQADCILLLGLGEEEPTLGELEKFLENSPVRALKQLVLLHRMDGPSPSGTLEWLKLRTWVSGHFHIRGPKRLFMKRPAHKLLEFYSRILKKEVDFHSDFSRLARTLTGNAIALVLGGGGARGFAHVGIIKALEEAGIPVDMVGGTSMGALVGGVYAEELDASRTKERTSKWAKMMSSLPRTALDLTYPITSLLSGSRFNTTLIHLFGQRQIQDLWLPYFCITTDISSSSMRIHREGMLWRYIRATTSYMPYLPPLCDPVDNHLLLDGCYVNNLPADVARSLGARTVLAVDVGQHEEWNTYNYGDCLSGWWLLWNRINPWGIKVKIPDMAELQSRLSYVSCVRQLQMVKLSGYCEYLCPPVQRFTTSEFRRFQEVCDIGYDYGKLIFTEWHRGDVIEKMLQDHSAPELDQRHEGDNSKVPDFTDLAEIVARIEPTSRRYSHQDQQLSDERQRVMQYAEECLLEEEQPDTKYSSELCETDEEKSLRIQHGFGSGLPH from the exons ATGGTCGGTCACATGATGCAGGAGGGATGGAACATACTTGAAATTGACTTG GATTATACAGTGACAAATTACACCGTGGGGGCAGGGTTACTCGTAGGTGGAGTCTGCTTATTGTGGCTGATACAGTGGGTATCACAAGGACATCAGTCAG AAGCCCCAGTGCCTGAAACCCCAAGACCATCCGCCCAGAAAATTCCTCACAAG ATTAAGAAGAGGAAGAAGGTCCTGGGCATAAAAAAAAG GATTCGCCGTGGTGGATGGGAACAGCCTCCCACTGCCCAGCAAGACTCAGTGCCCAATCCACGCCTTGGCCACCCTTCGGAATCGGAGACCCCGGCCTTGCCTCCTGAAGTGCTTTACATGCTCAAGAGTGTTCG CGTGCTGGGACACTTCGAGCGGCCTCTCTTCCTGTCACTGTGCCAACACGTGGTGTTCGAGTATTATGAACCCGGACATCTGGTGTTCTGCCCCGGACAGCCGGACTCCAGTATCTACATTGTCCTGGAGGGCAGGCTGGAGCTCTCACTCACTGATCCA GATGGCACCAGGCATTACATGAAGTCTGTGGCTTCTGGGGACAATGTGCATAGTCTACTCAGTATTCTGGATGTTCTCACG GGTCACCAGAGGCCTTACCGCACAGTCACGGCAAAGGCCATAGAGAAAAGCACGGTACTGCGTCTTCCTGTGGAGGCAATTTGTTCTGTCTTCAAGGTGTATCCCCAAAGCCTCATCCGAACTGTTCAG ATTATTGCTCTTCGCCTGCAACGAGTCACGTTCCTCGCTCTTCATCATTATCTTGGTCTGACGATTGAACTATTCCAGCAT GACCTGCAGGCTGAAGCAGACACTACTCAAGCTTCCCGGCCTCGTCTTGTTAGAAGTATGACCCATGTTGACG TAGAAGAACGGGATGGTGCCCCTTCGGCATCACCAACTCGCCGACGACCACCATCACTGGGAATGTGCAAATCCTCTTCTTCAGGAAGACCAG GTTTCTGGCGGTCTTTGGACTGTGAGCTGGAACAAAGTCGTATAGTACAAACGTCTACAGTCACACATGACAAG gaTTCAGACTGGGAGTCTGAGGAGAAGACAAAGAGACTGTTAGAGAATGGAAAGAGACAGATGGCCAGACTGATGGAGATTGAG GATCCTTCTATACTGGAAAACAAAGTATCTCTCCACCATGCGAAGGCTGATACCATCATTGCACAGAAAGGAGAACAG GGTGTTGGACTCCATTTTATCCTCTCAGGTCGGATCCATGTTTACCAAGGAGTCACCGGCCGAGAGGACTCTTGTATCTTTGAGTCGGCTCCTGGTGAGATGATCGGACAGCTGACTGTTCTGACTGGAGAACCTCTGATCTTCACTATTCGAGCCGTCCAAGACACCTCCTTCCTATGCATGAGTTGCACTCACTTTTACCA GATCCTTCGTTCTCACCCCCACGTTCTCCTTTCGGTGGCACATTCTGTTGCGCGGCGCGTTTCTCCGTTTGTGCGTCAGGTGGATTTCGCTATTGACTGGATGGGGGTGGAGGCTGGTAAAGAACTTTACAG AAAGGGGGATCCTTCAGACTGTACATATATCGCACTGAATGGTCGCCTCCGTTCAATGATCCAGCACACAGATGGGAAGAAGTGTGTGGTGGGGGAGCACGGGCGAGGGGAGCTGATCGGTATG ATTGAGGCCTTAACTCATCGACCAAGAGCAACATCAGTCCATGCAATACGAGATTCTGAATTGGCCAAAGTGCCAGATGGTGCTTTGTCTTACATCAAAAGGAGATACCCGCAG GTGGTAACCAGACTCATTCATATTTTAAGCCAAAAAATCTTGGGAAATCTACAGCAACCACAAGGCGATGTGACTG ATCCTGGTAATGTTGCcaataatctctgtactgtatgTGTCTTACCCTGCAGTAACAATGTCCCACTCACTGCTTTTACCCTGGAGCTCCAACATGCAATGAACGCCATAG GGCCAACTCTGGTTCTTACAAGTGACATCATCAGGGTGCGACTTGGAGCTTATGCCTTAGAAAG CACTCATGAATGTCAGCTTTCTACCTGGCTAGCCCAACAAGAAGACCTTCACCGTATTGTCCTATACCAAACCGAGTTTTCACTCACTCCATGGACCATACGCTGCATCCGTCAGGCTGACTGTATTTTACTGCTGGGATTGGGTGAAGAAGAACCAACTCTAGGGGAG CTGGAAAAGTTCCTCGAGAATTCTCCAGTAAGAGCTCTCAAACAACTTGTTCTCCTCCACCGGATGGACGGTCCTTCTCCATCAGGAACACTGGAATGGCTGAAACTTAGGACCTGGGTCTCAGGACATTTCCATATTCGAGGTCCAAAGAGATTATTTATGAAGAGACCAGCACATAAACTG CTGGAATTCTACTCCAGAATCCTAAAGAAAGAAGTTGACTTTCATAGTGACTTTTCCCGACTCGCTCGAACCCTAACAGGAAATGCCATTGCTCTGGTATTAGGCGGTGGTGGAGCCAG AGGATTCGCTCATGTAGGCATCATTAAGGCCTTGGAGGAAGCAGGCATACCGGTGGACATGGTGGGAGGAACGTCCATGGGCGCTTTGGTTGGTGGAGTATATGCTGAAGAACTTGATGCGAGTAGGACTAAAGAAAGAACCAGTAAATGGGCAAAG ATGATGTCTTCTCTGCCGAGGACGGCTCTGGATCTCACTTACCCTATCACTTCCCTGCTATCTGGATCCAGGTTCAACACAACCTTGATTCACCTCTTTGGGCAGAGGCAAATTCAA GACCTGTGGCTGCCATATTTCTGCATCACTACAGATATTAGTTCTTCTTCAATGAGGATTCACAGAGAAG GCATGCTTTGGCGCTACATTCGGGCTACTACATCCTACATGCCATATCTTCCTCCTCTGTGCGACCCAGTGGATAATCACCTTTTATTGGATGGATGCTATGTCAATAATCTTCCAG CGGATGTAGCGCGCTCTTTGGGGGCTCGTACAGTTCTTGCAGTTGACGTTGGTCAGCATGAAGAATGGAATACATATAATTATGGAGACTGTCTGTCTGGCTGGTGGCTACTGTGGAATCGTATAAATCCTTGGGGGATAAAAGTAAAG ATCCCAGACATGGCAGAGCTGCAATCTCGCTTGTCTTATGTGTCTTGCGTGCGCCAGCTCCAGATGGTGAAGCTCAGTGGTTACTGTGAGTACCTGTGTCCTCCCGTGCAGCGCTTCACCACCTCAGAATTCCGACGTTTCCAGGAAGTATGT GATATTGGATATGACTATGGGAAGCTCATATTTACAGAATGGCATCGAGGAGACGTCATTGAGAAGATGCTGCAGGACCACAGCGCACCCGAATTAGACCAGAGGCATGAGGGCGAT AACAGCAAGGTCCCAGATTTCACCGATCTGGCCGAAATTGTGGCTCGCATTGAACCTACCAGCAGACGATACAGTCACCAAGACCAGCAGTTGTCAGATGAGAGACAACGTGTAATGCAATACGCAG AGGAATGCTTATTGGAGGAAGAACAACCTGACACCAAGTACAGCAGTGAACTCTGTGAGACA GATGAAGAGAAGTCCTTAAGGATTCAACACGGCTTTGGATCTGGTCTCCCTCATTGA
- the LOC140127942 gene encoding patatin-like phospholipase domain-containing protein 6 isoform X2 — protein MVGHMMQEGWNILEIDLDYTVTNYTVGAGLLVGGVCLLWLIQWVSQGHQSEAPVPETPRPSAQKIPHKIKKRKKVLGIKKRIRRGGWEQPPTAQQDSVPNPRLGHPSESETPALPPEVLYMLKSVRVLGHFERPLFLSLCQHVVFEYYEPGHLVFCPGQPDSSIYIVLEGRLELSLTDPDGTRHYMKSVASGDNVHSLLSILDVLTGHQRPYRTVTAKAIEKSTVLRLPVEAICSVFKVYPQSLIRTVQIIALRLQRVTFLALHHYLGLTIELFQHDLQAEADTTQASRPRLVRSMTHVDEERDGAPSASPTRRRPPSLGMCKSSSSGRPGFWRSLDCELEQSRIVQTSTVTHDKDSDWESEEKTKRLLENGKRQMARLMEIEDPSILENKVSLHHAKADTIIAQKGEQGVGLHFILSGRIHVYQGVTGREDSCIFESAPGEMIGQLTVLTGEPLIFTIRAVQDTSFLCMSCTHFYQILRSHPHVLLSVAHSVARRVSPFVRQVDFAIDWMGVEAGKELYRKGDPSDCTYIALNGRLRSMIQHTDGKKCVVGEHGRGELIGMIEALTHRPRATSVHAIRDSELAKVPDGALSYIKRRYPQVVTRLIHILSQKILGNLQQPQGDVTDPGNVANNLCTVCVLPCSNNVPLTAFTLELQHAMNAIGPTLVLTSDIIRVRLGAYALESTHECQLSTWLAQQEDLHRIVLYQTEFSLTPWTIRCIRQADCILLLGLGEEEPTLGELEKFLENSPVRALKQLVLLHRMDGPSPSGTLEWLKLRTWVSGHFHIRGPKRLFMKRPAHKLLEFYSRILKKEVDFHSDFSRLARTLTGNAIALVLGGGGARGFAHVGIIKALEEAGIPVDMVGGTSMGALVGGVYAEELDASRTKERTSKWAKMMSSLPRTALDLTYPITSLLSGSRFNTTLIHLFGQRQIQDLWLPYFCITTDISSSSMRIHREGMLWRYIRATTSYMPYLPPLCDPVDNHLLLDGCYVNNLPADVARSLGARTVLAVDVGQHEEWNTYNYGDCLSGWWLLWNRINPWGIKVKIPDMAELQSRLSYVSCVRQLQMVKLSGYCEYLCPPVQRFTTSEFRRFQEVCDIGYDYGKLIFTEWHRGDVIEKMLQDHSAPELDQRHEGDNSKVPDFTDLAEIVARIEPTSRRYSHQDQQLSDERQRVMQYAEECLLEEEQPDTKYSSELCETDEEKSLRIQHGFGSGLPH, from the exons ATGGTCGGTCACATGATGCAGGAGGGATGGAACATACTTGAAATTGACTTG GATTATACAGTGACAAATTACACCGTGGGGGCAGGGTTACTCGTAGGTGGAGTCTGCTTATTGTGGCTGATACAGTGGGTATCACAAGGACATCAGTCAG AAGCCCCAGTGCCTGAAACCCCAAGACCATCCGCCCAGAAAATTCCTCACAAG ATTAAGAAGAGGAAGAAGGTCCTGGGCATAAAAAAAAG GATTCGCCGTGGTGGATGGGAACAGCCTCCCACTGCCCAGCAAGACTCAGTGCCCAATCCACGCCTTGGCCACCCTTCGGAATCGGAGACCCCGGCCTTGCCTCCTGAAGTGCTTTACATGCTCAAGAGTGTTCG CGTGCTGGGACACTTCGAGCGGCCTCTCTTCCTGTCACTGTGCCAACACGTGGTGTTCGAGTATTATGAACCCGGACATCTGGTGTTCTGCCCCGGACAGCCGGACTCCAGTATCTACATTGTCCTGGAGGGCAGGCTGGAGCTCTCACTCACTGATCCA GATGGCACCAGGCATTACATGAAGTCTGTGGCTTCTGGGGACAATGTGCATAGTCTACTCAGTATTCTGGATGTTCTCACG GGTCACCAGAGGCCTTACCGCACAGTCACGGCAAAGGCCATAGAGAAAAGCACGGTACTGCGTCTTCCTGTGGAGGCAATTTGTTCTGTCTTCAAGGTGTATCCCCAAAGCCTCATCCGAACTGTTCAG ATTATTGCTCTTCGCCTGCAACGAGTCACGTTCCTCGCTCTTCATCATTATCTTGGTCTGACGATTGAACTATTCCAGCAT GACCTGCAGGCTGAAGCAGACACTACTCAAGCTTCCCGGCCTCGTCTTGTTAGAAGTATGACCCATGTTGACG AAGAACGGGATGGTGCCCCTTCGGCATCACCAACTCGCCGACGACCACCATCACTGGGAATGTGCAAATCCTCTTCTTCAGGAAGACCAG GTTTCTGGCGGTCTTTGGACTGTGAGCTGGAACAAAGTCGTATAGTACAAACGTCTACAGTCACACATGACAAG gaTTCAGACTGGGAGTCTGAGGAGAAGACAAAGAGACTGTTAGAGAATGGAAAGAGACAGATGGCCAGACTGATGGAGATTGAG GATCCTTCTATACTGGAAAACAAAGTATCTCTCCACCATGCGAAGGCTGATACCATCATTGCACAGAAAGGAGAACAG GGTGTTGGACTCCATTTTATCCTCTCAGGTCGGATCCATGTTTACCAAGGAGTCACCGGCCGAGAGGACTCTTGTATCTTTGAGTCGGCTCCTGGTGAGATGATCGGACAGCTGACTGTTCTGACTGGAGAACCTCTGATCTTCACTATTCGAGCCGTCCAAGACACCTCCTTCCTATGCATGAGTTGCACTCACTTTTACCA GATCCTTCGTTCTCACCCCCACGTTCTCCTTTCGGTGGCACATTCTGTTGCGCGGCGCGTTTCTCCGTTTGTGCGTCAGGTGGATTTCGCTATTGACTGGATGGGGGTGGAGGCTGGTAAAGAACTTTACAG AAAGGGGGATCCTTCAGACTGTACATATATCGCACTGAATGGTCGCCTCCGTTCAATGATCCAGCACACAGATGGGAAGAAGTGTGTGGTGGGGGAGCACGGGCGAGGGGAGCTGATCGGTATG ATTGAGGCCTTAACTCATCGACCAAGAGCAACATCAGTCCATGCAATACGAGATTCTGAATTGGCCAAAGTGCCAGATGGTGCTTTGTCTTACATCAAAAGGAGATACCCGCAG GTGGTAACCAGACTCATTCATATTTTAAGCCAAAAAATCTTGGGAAATCTACAGCAACCACAAGGCGATGTGACTG ATCCTGGTAATGTTGCcaataatctctgtactgtatgTGTCTTACCCTGCAGTAACAATGTCCCACTCACTGCTTTTACCCTGGAGCTCCAACATGCAATGAACGCCATAG GGCCAACTCTGGTTCTTACAAGTGACATCATCAGGGTGCGACTTGGAGCTTATGCCTTAGAAAG CACTCATGAATGTCAGCTTTCTACCTGGCTAGCCCAACAAGAAGACCTTCACCGTATTGTCCTATACCAAACCGAGTTTTCACTCACTCCATGGACCATACGCTGCATCCGTCAGGCTGACTGTATTTTACTGCTGGGATTGGGTGAAGAAGAACCAACTCTAGGGGAG CTGGAAAAGTTCCTCGAGAATTCTCCAGTAAGAGCTCTCAAACAACTTGTTCTCCTCCACCGGATGGACGGTCCTTCTCCATCAGGAACACTGGAATGGCTGAAACTTAGGACCTGGGTCTCAGGACATTTCCATATTCGAGGTCCAAAGAGATTATTTATGAAGAGACCAGCACATAAACTG CTGGAATTCTACTCCAGAATCCTAAAGAAAGAAGTTGACTTTCATAGTGACTTTTCCCGACTCGCTCGAACCCTAACAGGAAATGCCATTGCTCTGGTATTAGGCGGTGGTGGAGCCAG AGGATTCGCTCATGTAGGCATCATTAAGGCCTTGGAGGAAGCAGGCATACCGGTGGACATGGTGGGAGGAACGTCCATGGGCGCTTTGGTTGGTGGAGTATATGCTGAAGAACTTGATGCGAGTAGGACTAAAGAAAGAACCAGTAAATGGGCAAAG ATGATGTCTTCTCTGCCGAGGACGGCTCTGGATCTCACTTACCCTATCACTTCCCTGCTATCTGGATCCAGGTTCAACACAACCTTGATTCACCTCTTTGGGCAGAGGCAAATTCAA GACCTGTGGCTGCCATATTTCTGCATCACTACAGATATTAGTTCTTCTTCAATGAGGATTCACAGAGAAG GCATGCTTTGGCGCTACATTCGGGCTACTACATCCTACATGCCATATCTTCCTCCTCTGTGCGACCCAGTGGATAATCACCTTTTATTGGATGGATGCTATGTCAATAATCTTCCAG CGGATGTAGCGCGCTCTTTGGGGGCTCGTACAGTTCTTGCAGTTGACGTTGGTCAGCATGAAGAATGGAATACATATAATTATGGAGACTGTCTGTCTGGCTGGTGGCTACTGTGGAATCGTATAAATCCTTGGGGGATAAAAGTAAAG ATCCCAGACATGGCAGAGCTGCAATCTCGCTTGTCTTATGTGTCTTGCGTGCGCCAGCTCCAGATGGTGAAGCTCAGTGGTTACTGTGAGTACCTGTGTCCTCCCGTGCAGCGCTTCACCACCTCAGAATTCCGACGTTTCCAGGAAGTATGT GATATTGGATATGACTATGGGAAGCTCATATTTACAGAATGGCATCGAGGAGACGTCATTGAGAAGATGCTGCAGGACCACAGCGCACCCGAATTAGACCAGAGGCATGAGGGCGAT AACAGCAAGGTCCCAGATTTCACCGATCTGGCCGAAATTGTGGCTCGCATTGAACCTACCAGCAGACGATACAGTCACCAAGACCAGCAGTTGTCAGATGAGAGACAACGTGTAATGCAATACGCAG AGGAATGCTTATTGGAGGAAGAACAACCTGACACCAAGTACAGCAGTGAACTCTGTGAGACA GATGAAGAGAAGTCCTTAAGGATTCAACACGGCTTTGGATCTGGTCTCCCTCATTGA
- the LOC140127942 gene encoding patatin-like phospholipase domain-containing protein 6 isoform X3, protein MVGHMMQEGWNILEIDLDYTVTNYTVGAGLLVGGVCLLWLIQWVSQGHQSEAPVPETPRPSAQKIPHKIKKRKKVLGIKKRIRRGGWEQPPTAQQDSVPNPRLGHPSESETPALPPEVLYMLKSVRVLGHFERPLFLSLCQHVVFEYYEPGHLVFCPGQPDSSIYIVLEGRLELSLTDPDGTRHYMKSVASGDNVHSLLSILDVLTGHQRPYRTVTAKAIEKSTVLRLPVEAICSVFKVYPQSLIRTVQIIALRLQRVTFLALHHYLGLTIELFQHDLQAEADTTQASRPRLVRSMTHVDVEERDGAPSASPTRRRPPSLGMCKSSSSGRPGFWRSLDCELEQSRIVQTSTVTHDKDSDWESEEKTKRLLENGKRQMARLMEIEDPSILENKVSLHHAKADTIIAQKGEQGVGLHFILSGRIHVYQGVTGREDSCIFESAPGEMIGQLTVLTGEPLIFTIRAVQDTSFLCMSCTHFYQILRSHPHVLLSVAHSVARRVSPFVRQVDFAIDWMGVEAGKELYRKGDPSDCTYIALNGRLRSMIQHTDGKKCVVGEHGRGELIGMIEALTHRPRATSVHAIRDSELAKVPDGALSYIKRRYPQVVTRLIHILSQKILGNLQQPQGDVTDPGNVANNLCTVCVLPCSNNVPLTAFTLELQHAMNAIGPTLVLTSDIIRVRLGAYALESTHECQLSTWLAQQEDLHRIVLYQTEFSLTPWTIRCIRQADCILLLGLGEEEPTLGELEKFLENSPVRALKQLVLLHRMDGPSPSGTLEWLKLRTWVSGHFHIRGPKRLFMKRPAHKLLEFYSRILKKEVDFHSDFSRLARTLTGNAIALVLGGGGARGFAHVGIIKALEEAGIPVDMVGGTSMGALVGGVYAEELDASRTKERTSKWAKMMSSLPRTALDLTYPITSLLSGSRFNTTLIHLFGQRQIQDLWLPYFCITTDISSSSMRIHREGMLWRYIRATTSYMPYLPPLCDPVDNHLLLDGCYVNNLPADVARSLGARTVLAVDVGQHEEWNTYNYGDCLSGWWLLWNRINPWGIKVKIPDMAELQSRLSYVSCVRQLQMVKLSGY, encoded by the exons ATGGTCGGTCACATGATGCAGGAGGGATGGAACATACTTGAAATTGACTTG GATTATACAGTGACAAATTACACCGTGGGGGCAGGGTTACTCGTAGGTGGAGTCTGCTTATTGTGGCTGATACAGTGGGTATCACAAGGACATCAGTCAG AAGCCCCAGTGCCTGAAACCCCAAGACCATCCGCCCAGAAAATTCCTCACAAG ATTAAGAAGAGGAAGAAGGTCCTGGGCATAAAAAAAAG GATTCGCCGTGGTGGATGGGAACAGCCTCCCACTGCCCAGCAAGACTCAGTGCCCAATCCACGCCTTGGCCACCCTTCGGAATCGGAGACCCCGGCCTTGCCTCCTGAAGTGCTTTACATGCTCAAGAGTGTTCG CGTGCTGGGACACTTCGAGCGGCCTCTCTTCCTGTCACTGTGCCAACACGTGGTGTTCGAGTATTATGAACCCGGACATCTGGTGTTCTGCCCCGGACAGCCGGACTCCAGTATCTACATTGTCCTGGAGGGCAGGCTGGAGCTCTCACTCACTGATCCA GATGGCACCAGGCATTACATGAAGTCTGTGGCTTCTGGGGACAATGTGCATAGTCTACTCAGTATTCTGGATGTTCTCACG GGTCACCAGAGGCCTTACCGCACAGTCACGGCAAAGGCCATAGAGAAAAGCACGGTACTGCGTCTTCCTGTGGAGGCAATTTGTTCTGTCTTCAAGGTGTATCCCCAAAGCCTCATCCGAACTGTTCAG ATTATTGCTCTTCGCCTGCAACGAGTCACGTTCCTCGCTCTTCATCATTATCTTGGTCTGACGATTGAACTATTCCAGCAT GACCTGCAGGCTGAAGCAGACACTACTCAAGCTTCCCGGCCTCGTCTTGTTAGAAGTATGACCCATGTTGACG TAGAAGAACGGGATGGTGCCCCTTCGGCATCACCAACTCGCCGACGACCACCATCACTGGGAATGTGCAAATCCTCTTCTTCAGGAAGACCAG GTTTCTGGCGGTCTTTGGACTGTGAGCTGGAACAAAGTCGTATAGTACAAACGTCTACAGTCACACATGACAAG gaTTCAGACTGGGAGTCTGAGGAGAAGACAAAGAGACTGTTAGAGAATGGAAAGAGACAGATGGCCAGACTGATGGAGATTGAG GATCCTTCTATACTGGAAAACAAAGTATCTCTCCACCATGCGAAGGCTGATACCATCATTGCACAGAAAGGAGAACAG GGTGTTGGACTCCATTTTATCCTCTCAGGTCGGATCCATGTTTACCAAGGAGTCACCGGCCGAGAGGACTCTTGTATCTTTGAGTCGGCTCCTGGTGAGATGATCGGACAGCTGACTGTTCTGACTGGAGAACCTCTGATCTTCACTATTCGAGCCGTCCAAGACACCTCCTTCCTATGCATGAGTTGCACTCACTTTTACCA GATCCTTCGTTCTCACCCCCACGTTCTCCTTTCGGTGGCACATTCTGTTGCGCGGCGCGTTTCTCCGTTTGTGCGTCAGGTGGATTTCGCTATTGACTGGATGGGGGTGGAGGCTGGTAAAGAACTTTACAG AAAGGGGGATCCTTCAGACTGTACATATATCGCACTGAATGGTCGCCTCCGTTCAATGATCCAGCACACAGATGGGAAGAAGTGTGTGGTGGGGGAGCACGGGCGAGGGGAGCTGATCGGTATG ATTGAGGCCTTAACTCATCGACCAAGAGCAACATCAGTCCATGCAATACGAGATTCTGAATTGGCCAAAGTGCCAGATGGTGCTTTGTCTTACATCAAAAGGAGATACCCGCAG GTGGTAACCAGACTCATTCATATTTTAAGCCAAAAAATCTTGGGAAATCTACAGCAACCACAAGGCGATGTGACTG ATCCTGGTAATGTTGCcaataatctctgtactgtatgTGTCTTACCCTGCAGTAACAATGTCCCACTCACTGCTTTTACCCTGGAGCTCCAACATGCAATGAACGCCATAG GGCCAACTCTGGTTCTTACAAGTGACATCATCAGGGTGCGACTTGGAGCTTATGCCTTAGAAAG CACTCATGAATGTCAGCTTTCTACCTGGCTAGCCCAACAAGAAGACCTTCACCGTATTGTCCTATACCAAACCGAGTTTTCACTCACTCCATGGACCATACGCTGCATCCGTCAGGCTGACTGTATTTTACTGCTGGGATTGGGTGAAGAAGAACCAACTCTAGGGGAG CTGGAAAAGTTCCTCGAGAATTCTCCAGTAAGAGCTCTCAAACAACTTGTTCTCCTCCACCGGATGGACGGTCCTTCTCCATCAGGAACACTGGAATGGCTGAAACTTAGGACCTGGGTCTCAGGACATTTCCATATTCGAGGTCCAAAGAGATTATTTATGAAGAGACCAGCACATAAACTG CTGGAATTCTACTCCAGAATCCTAAAGAAAGAAGTTGACTTTCATAGTGACTTTTCCCGACTCGCTCGAACCCTAACAGGAAATGCCATTGCTCTGGTATTAGGCGGTGGTGGAGCCAG AGGATTCGCTCATGTAGGCATCATTAAGGCCTTGGAGGAAGCAGGCATACCGGTGGACATGGTGGGAGGAACGTCCATGGGCGCTTTGGTTGGTGGAGTATATGCTGAAGAACTTGATGCGAGTAGGACTAAAGAAAGAACCAGTAAATGGGCAAAG ATGATGTCTTCTCTGCCGAGGACGGCTCTGGATCTCACTTACCCTATCACTTCCCTGCTATCTGGATCCAGGTTCAACACAACCTTGATTCACCTCTTTGGGCAGAGGCAAATTCAA GACCTGTGGCTGCCATATTTCTGCATCACTACAGATATTAGTTCTTCTTCAATGAGGATTCACAGAGAAG GCATGCTTTGGCGCTACATTCGGGCTACTACATCCTACATGCCATATCTTCCTCCTCTGTGCGACCCAGTGGATAATCACCTTTTATTGGATGGATGCTATGTCAATAATCTTCCAG CGGATGTAGCGCGCTCTTTGGGGGCTCGTACAGTTCTTGCAGTTGACGTTGGTCAGCATGAAGAATGGAATACATATAATTATGGAGACTGTCTGTCTGGCTGGTGGCTACTGTGGAATCGTATAAATCCTTGGGGGATAAAAGTAAAG ATCCCAGACATGGCAGAGCTGCAATCTCGCTTGTCTTATGTGTCTTGCGTGCGCCAGCTCCAGATGGTGAAGCTCAGTGGTTACT GA